From one Mya arenaria isolate MELC-2E11 chromosome 4, ASM2691426v1 genomic stretch:
- the LOC128230312 gene encoding beta-1,3-glucan-binding protein-like, with protein MERLFVLLAACVGVATSYSMTVSQLQSQGLRFAVKDAPGISLVGFHYSVNEPLTDVAAGQHAVDVHAQTGGEWVHEDNSITLHPGDQVNYWYLVVDNNGGHTVVNQKWTVPSPTTPKRTTTTTTAAPNPMTRPAATSAHATVFVGSNMVNYYKNHSSELHPAASGTGTGTSSTGTLSGSGTNSQEASQTSSQVASGGGSCGCTGKSIRPPGSELTCTTFPCMIFEDEFDSLNLDVWEHEINAGGGGNWEFQVYTNNRTNSYVRDGKLFIKPTLTVDSLGEGPDGLTKGALDVWGSQPGDVCTGNAFWGCRRDGNPDHIINPIQSARLRSSRGFNFRYGKVEIRAKMPKGDWIWPAIWLLPLRNAYGKWPASGEIDIVEARGNADYHDDKGNDQSIKNAGSTLHFGSDFWHNKWPKAHGERLSTSGTYADDFHTYTLIWDEDHISISIDGDEVLNVTPQTTMWEYGGLDQDGVENPWAAGSKMAPFDQEFFLIMNVAVGGTAFFPDKFRSSTGKPWSDTSDFASRDYWNARGQWYPTWHPDQNNGEDAAMQVDYIRVWKLKP; from the exons ATGGAGCGCCTGTTTGTCTTGCTTGCGGCCTGTGTTGGCGTGGCGACTTCGTACTCGATGACCGTGAGCCAACTACAGTCACAGGGGCTACGCTTCGCCGTAAAAG ACGCACCTGGTATAAGCCTCGTGGGCTTCCATTACAGCGTCAACGAGCCATTAACTGACGTGGCAGCCGGTCAGCACGCCGTCGACGTCCACGCTCAGACAG GCGGTGAATGGGTACACGAGGACAACAGCATAACTTTACATCCGGGTGACCAAGTGAACTACTGGTACTTGGTTGTGGACAACAATGGCGGACATACGGTCGTCAACCAGAAGTGGACTGTCCCCA GTCCTACGACCCCAAAAAGAACGACAACTACCACCACAGCCGCCCCTAACCCCATGACTCGCCCCGCGGCCACATCTGCTCACGCCACAGTGTTTGTTGGAAGCAACATGGTCAATTACTACAAGAACCACTCTTCCGAACTCCATCCAGCCGCATCCGGCACCGGAACTGGCACCTCTAGCACCGGGACACTG tCAGGATCTGGCACGAACAGCCAAGAGGCGTCACAGACTAGCAGCCAGGTCGCTTCCGGTGGCGGCTCTTGTGGGTGCACGGGGAAATCCATCCGTCCACCTGGCTCGGAACTCACGTGCACGACCTTCCCGTGCATGATTTTTGAGGACGAGTTTGATTCGCTCAATTTGGACGTCTGGGAGCACGAGATCAATGCCGGAGGTGGTGGG AACTGGGAGTTCCAGGTCTACACAAACAACCGGACCAACAGCTACGTCCGTGATGGCAAACTCTTCATCAAACCA ACACTGACTGTAGACAGTCTTGGTGAAGGACCAGACGGGCTCACGAAAGGAGCACTCGACGTCTGGG GTTCCCAGCCCGGGGACGTCTGCACGGGTAACGCGTTTTGGGGCTGTCGCCGGGATGGCAACCCTGACCACATCATAAACCCCATCCAATCGGCACGCCTGCGCAGCTCCCGGGGATTCAACTTCCGGTACGGCAAGGTGGAGATCCGCGCCAAAATGCCTAAGGGAGACTGGATCTGGCCAG CCATCTGGTTGTTGCCGCTGAGGAACGCGTACGGCAAGTGGCCCGCCTCTGGAGAAATAGACATCGTCGAGGCTAGAG GTAACGCTGATTACCATGACGACAAGGGTAACGACCAGAGTATAAAGAACGCTGGCAGCACGCTGCACTTTGGCTCCGACTTTTGGCACAACAAATGGCCCAAGGCACACGGAGAAAG ACTGAGCACGAGCGGCACGTACGCGGACGACTTCCACACATACACGCTCATCTGGGACGAGGACCACATCAG TATATCCATTGACGGTGACGAGGTGTTAAACGTGACTCCGCAGACGACAATGTGGGAGTACGGCGGACTGGACCAGGATGGCGTGGAGAATCCGTGGGCCGCCGGTTCAAAAATGGCGCCCTTTGACCAGGAG ttCTTCTTGATTATGAACGTCGCTGTGGGTGGTACGGCGTTTTTCCCGGACAAATTCCGCAGCTCGACAGGCAAACCGTGGTCGGACACATCTGACTTCGCGTCACGTGACTACTGGAATGCACGTGGCCAGTGGTACCCCACGTGGCATCCTGATCAGAATAACGGAGAGGACGCTGCCATGCAAGTGGACTACATCCGAGTGTGGAAACTGAAACCTTAG
- the LOC128229968 gene encoding beta-1,3-glucan-binding protein-like: MERLFVLLAACVGVVTSYTMTVSQLQPQGIRFAVKDAPGISLVAFHYSVNAPLLEIAAGQHAIDIRAKTGDEWVHEDRSVTLHPGDQVNYWYYVLDGTGGHNIINKQWTVQEGSHGMAPTTTTTTTTTTSAAPSHETRPATTSAHATVFVDKSTVNHNTDHTSGPKPAASSTGTDTTTTGTLSVSSSSSETDSKVTPHTSSQVASGGGSCGCTGNSISPPGSELTCTTFPCMIFEDEFDSLNLDVWEHEITAGGGGNWEFQVYTNNRTNSYVRDGKLFIKPTLTIDSLGEGPDGLMRGALDVWGSQPGDVCTGNAFWGCRRDGNPDHIIDPIQSARLRSSRGFNFRYGKVEVRAKMPKGDWIWPAIWLLPLRNKYGKWPASGEIDIVEARGNADYHDDKGNDQSIKNAGSTLHFGSDFWHNKWPKAHGERLSTSGTYADDFHTYTLIWDEDHISISIDGDEVLNVTPQTTMWEYGGLDQDGVENPWTAGSKMAPFDQEFFLIMNVAVGGTAFFPDKFRSATGKPWSDTSDFATRDYWNARDQWYPTWHPDQNNGEDAAMQVDYIRVWKLKP, from the exons ATGGAGCGCCTGTTTGTCTTGCTGGCGGCCTGTGTTGGCGTGGTGACTTCATACACGATGACCGTGAGCCAACTACAGCCACAGGGGATTCGCTTCGCTGTTAAAG ATGCGCCGGGAATAAGCCTTGTGGCCTTCCATTACAGCGTCAACGCGCCGCTACTTGAGATTGCAGCTGGTCAGCACGCCATCGACATCCGCGCCAAAACAG GCGATGAATGGGTACACGAGGACAGAAGTGTGACGCTTCATCCGGGTGACCAGGTGAACTACTGGTACTATGTGTTGGATGGCACTGGCGGACATAACATTATCAACAAGCAATGGACTGTTCAAG AAGGGAGTCATGGCATGGCCCCTACGACGACAACAACGACGACAACAACCACATCAGCAGCTCCTAGTCACGAGACCCGCCCCGCGACCACCTCTGCTCACGCCACAGTGTTTGTTGATAAAAGCACGGTCAACCACAACACGGACCACACTTCCGGTCCCAAGCCAGCCGCGTCCTCCACCGGAACTGACACAACTACCACAGGGACACTG TCAGTATCAAGTTCCAGTTCTGAAACGGACAGCAAAGTAACGCCACATACTAGCAGCCAGGTCGCTTCCGGTGGTGGCTCGTGTGGGTGCACGGGGAACTCCATTAGTCCGCCTGGCTCGGAACTCACGTGCACGACGTTCCCGTGCATGATTTTTGAAGACGAGTTTGATTCGCTCAATTTGGACGTCTGGGAGCACGAGATTACGGCAGGAGGTGGTGGG AACTGGGAGTTCCAGGTCTACACAAACAACCGGACCAACAGCTACGTCCGTGACGGCAAACTCTTCATTAAACCA ACACTGACTATTGACAGTCTTGGTGAAGGACCGGACGGGCTCATGAGAGGAGCGCTCGACGTCTGGG GCTCACAACCTGGGGACGTATGCACGGGTAACGCGTTTTGGGGCTGTCGCCGGGATGGCAACCCTGACCATATCATAGACCCCATCCAGTCGGCCCGCCTGCGCAGCTCCAGGGGATTCAATTTCCGGTACGGCAAGGTGGAGGTCCGCGCCAAGATGCCTAAGGGAGACTGGATCTGGCCAG CCATCTGGTTGCTGCCACTAAGGAACAAGTACGGCAAGTGGCCCGCCTCTGGAGAAATAGACATCGTCGAGGCCAGAG GTAACGCTGATTACCACGACGACAAGGGTAACGACCAGAGTATAAAGAACGCGGGCAGCACGCTGCACTTTGGCTCCGACTTTTGGCACAACAAATGGCCAAAGGCACACGGTGAAAG ACTGAGCACGAGCGGCACGTACGCGGACGACTTCCACACATACACGCTCATCTGGGACGAGGACCACATTAG TATATCCATTGACGGTGACGAGGTGTTGAACGTGACTCCGCAGACGACAATGTGGGAGTACGGCGGACTGGACCAGGATGGCGTGGAGAATCCATGGACCGCCGGATCAAAGATGGCGCCTTTTGACCAGGAG TTCTTCTTGATTATGAACGTCGCTGTGGGTGGTACAGCGTTTTTTCCGGACAAGTTTCGAAGCGCGACCGGCAAACCGTGGTCGGACACATCCGACTTTGCGACACGTGACTACTGGAATGCGCGTGACCAGTGGTATCCCACGTGGCACCCTGATCAGAATAACGGAGAGGACGCTGCCATGCAGGTGGACTACATCCGAGTGTGGAAACTGAAACCTTAG